The Streptomyces pratensis genomic interval ACGCCAAGGGCTCCGGTGGTGACGCCCGCATCACCACCGCCGGCAGCCCCACCGTCTTCGCGGACAACGGCAACGTCCTCGGCATCACGGTCGCCGGCCACCACTACGCCCTCTTCGCCCCGACCGGCAGCGACTGGGCCGTGTCCGGTTCGACGATCACCGCCGGTCTCGGCGGCAAGGACTACTTCTCGCTCGCCGTGCTGCCGTCCACGGACGCGCTGGCGACCTACCGCAAGTACGCCTTCAGCTTCGTCACCGGATCCAAGGTGGCCTGGGAGTCCGCCGGCGGCACGGTCAAGGCGACCTACAGCCTGACCACGGAGGCCAAGGAGGGCACCGAACGCGGCACGATCCAGGCGCTGTACCGCCACCAGTGGCTGCACACCACCGACGCGCTCACGCCGTACACGTACGTCTCACCGCGCGGCACCATGAAGGTGCGGGAGTCCGCTTCCTTCACCACCAGCCAGAAGAACCAGGGCGTGCTGCCCGCCCTGCCCGCGTCCGGCGGGGTCGACAAGGCGCGGCTGACGGGCTATCTGAACGAGGTGGCGAACGCCTCCGACCCGTTCTCCGGGGCCAGTGACACCTACTGGACCGGCAAGGCGCTCGGCCGCCTCGCCCAGCTGGTGCCCGTGGCCGACCAGATAGGGCAGACCGGCATCCGGGACAAGCTGCTCGGGCTGATGAAGGGCCGCCTCCAGGAGTGGTTCACGGCGGGTGGCGCGGCGGAGTTCAGCTACGACAAGAACTGGAAGACGCTCACCGGCTACCCGGCCTCGTACGGCAGCGACACCGAGCTGAACGACCACCACTTCCACTACAGCTACTACGTCTACGCGGCGGCGATCGTCGCGCAGTACGACCAGGCGTGGGCCGCGGACTCCGCCTGGGGCACCATGGTCAAGACCCTGGTGCGGGACGCCGCCAACCCCAGCCGCACGGATGCCGCGTACCCGTTCCTGCGGGGCTTCGACGTGTACGCGGGCCACAGCTGGGCCTCCGGCCACCAGGGCTTCGCGGCGGGCAACAACCAGGAGTCCTCGTCGGAGTCGATCAACCTCAGTGCGGGGCTCGTCCTGTGGGGCGCGGCGACGGGTGACACCGGGCTGCGCGACCTCGGCAGCTACCTGCTGACCACCGAGTCGGAGGCGATCACGCAGTACTGGTTCGACGCCGACCAGCAGGTCTTCCCGGGCTCCTTCGGGCACGACACGGTCGGCATGGTGTGGGGCAGCGGCGGTGCGTACTCCACCTGGTGGACCGCGAACCCGGAGGAGATCCACGGCATCAACGTCCTCCCCGTCACCGGTGGTTCGCTGCACCTGGCGCGCGAGAAGGCCGCCATCAAGCGGAACATCGCCGAGATGGAGCGGGAGAACGGCGGTCCGGCCGTCGAGTGGCGGGACCTCCTGTGGGAGTTCGAGTCGCTGGCCGATCCGGCGGCGGCCAAGGCCAAGTGGGACGCGGGCAACGCGGGCTACACCCCGGAGCAGGGTGAGTCCAAGGCGCACACGTACCACTGGATCACCACGCTCGACGGCGTGGGCGCGCCCGACCTGACCGTCAGCGGGGACATCCCGACGTCGGCGGTCTTCACCAAGAACGGCGTCCGCACGTACAGCGCCCACAACCACGGTTCCACCGCCCGCACCGTCACCTTCTCGGACGGCGCGAAGCTCTCGGTACCGGCCCGTTCCGCGGCCACCGGCACGGGTACCGGCGGCGGGGAACCCGACCCCGAGGAGCCCGGCCCGTCCACCGGCAACACCTTCCGGCTGAAGTCCGGCGGCACCCTCACGACCGCCACGGACGGTGCGGCGGGAGCCGACACGCTGGCCTCGGCCGACGGCGTCAACCGGGACGGCACGCCGTACAGGGCGACCGTCTACGAGATCAAGAAGGTCGACGGAACACTCGCGGCGGGTGCGTCCACCGCCTTCCGCCTGCGGGTCGACGCGGGTACGAAGGTGGGTCTCGCCCCGCAGGTCAGGGTCAGTTACGACCTCACCGGCGACGGAACCTTCGACCGGGCCGAGACCTTCCGCTACTTCGCGACCGACCCGGTCGCGGGCTGGGAGGAGTACACCCAGGCCGTGGGTACCGGGTCGGTGACCGGAAGCCTGGGCAACCTCAAGGGCGGCACGGTCCGCCTGGAGATCTGGAACGCGCTGGGCAACGGCACGTCCCAGGTGCAGACCGGCACCGACGCGGCGGTCGTGAAGATCCCGTTCAGCTAGGAGCCAGGGGTCTTCCGTCCGGATCGAGCTCGGTGTGATCCGGACGGGAGGCCCGGGTGGGCGGCGGGTCCCGGTCTCTCAGGCCGAGGCCCGCCGCACGAGCGTGGTCGGGGTGATCACGGAGCCGGGGCTGTCGGCCCCCGTGCGGGCCCTGTCCAGACCGCGCAGCAGCAGCCGGGCCATCAGCTGC includes:
- a CDS encoding glycosyl hydrolase; this encodes MQASFSRPAAATVLAIALAAVGLGPAASPAAAATIPAGSGSYTDSRPAGTSGPTTNTGAPVTPKLTAAAKDKPVPTNDWWSSLAYQRYGDNPYSTPMYGHPLTYQATSGGLEVGYPTTPAVVGEGRQYEYAHKADLTVGLNGLNSPDTKADDWSDWTVTPYWSDGTRTLRTTIGHGMPFVYAKGSGGDARITTAGSPTVFADNGNVLGITVAGHHYALFAPTGSDWAVSGSTITAGLGGKDYFSLAVLPSTDALATYRKYAFSFVTGSKVAWESAGGTVKATYSLTTEAKEGTERGTIQALYRHQWLHTTDALTPYTYVSPRGTMKVRESASFTTSQKNQGVLPALPASGGVDKARLTGYLNEVANASDPFSGASDTYWTGKALGRLAQLVPVADQIGQTGIRDKLLGLMKGRLQEWFTAGGAAEFSYDKNWKTLTGYPASYGSDTELNDHHFHYSYYVYAAAIVAQYDQAWAADSAWGTMVKTLVRDAANPSRTDAAYPFLRGFDVYAGHSWASGHQGFAAGNNQESSSESINLSAGLVLWGAATGDTGLRDLGSYLLTTESEAITQYWFDADQQVFPGSFGHDTVGMVWGSGGAYSTWWTANPEEIHGINVLPVTGGSLHLAREKAAIKRNIAEMERENGGPAVEWRDLLWEFESLADPAAAKAKWDAGNAGYTPEQGESKAHTYHWITTLDGVGAPDLTVSGDIPTSAVFTKNGVRTYSAHNHGSTARTVTFSDGAKLSVPARSAATGTGTGGGEPDPEEPGPSTGNTFRLKSGGTLTTATDGAAGADTLASADGVNRDGTPYRATVYEIKKVDGTLAAGASTAFRLRVDAGTKVGLAPQVRVSYDLTGDGTFDRAETFRYFATDPVAGWEEYTQAVGTGSVTGSLGNLKGGTVRLEIWNALGNGTSQVQTGTDAAVVKIPFS